Proteins from a single region of Oscillatoria sp. FACHB-1407:
- the murD gene encoding UDP-N-acetylmuramoyl-L-alanine--D-glutamate ligase, which produces MQNAYVIGLGQSGISAARLLKREGWHVTISDRNLAEALAKTQQQLEAESIAVKLGHTFEPDPVLMQRVVVSPGVRWDLPALVKARELGIETMGEVELAWRSLQSYPWVGITGTNGKTTTTALIAAIFQAAGLNAPACGNIGYAVCEVALTVPSGQSSDPNAKPLDWVIAELSSYQIEASIHVAPQIGVWTTFTPDHLNRHYTLENYFNIKAQLLNQSQYRVLNGDDPYLRETLHHTEGDRWESTYWTSVTGRANLPGKTHQGAYIEDGLAWFQDEPIVPVSALRMVGVHNHQNLLMAVATARLAGIPKEAIAQAVHDFPGVSHRLELIRTRNGIQFINDSKATNYDAAQVGLSAVERPVILIAGGEAKAGDDAAWLNTIQEKVTTVLLIGSAAPAFAQRLKEATTCPFEIVETMDRAVVRGAELAPQTQAKVVLLSPACASFDQYQNFEQRGDHFRQLCLAL; this is translated from the coding sequence ATGCAGAATGCTTACGTAATTGGTCTTGGGCAGTCGGGCATCTCGGCTGCGCGGCTTTTGAAGCGAGAGGGGTGGCACGTCACCATTAGCGATCGCAACTTAGCAGAGGCACTTGCCAAAACCCAACAACAACTTGAAGCAGAAAGCATTGCGGTAAAGTTAGGGCACACCTTTGAGCCTGATCCAGTGTTGATGCAACGAGTGGTCGTGAGTCCCGGTGTGCGGTGGGACTTGCCTGCCCTGGTCAAAGCCAGAGAGTTGGGCATTGAGACGATGGGCGAAGTAGAGTTAGCGTGGCGATCGCTCCAGAGTTACCCCTGGGTGGGCATTACGGGCACCAACGGCAAAACGACGACGACGGCATTGATTGCAGCGATCTTTCAGGCGGCAGGGCTGAATGCACCTGCCTGTGGCAATATCGGCTACGCAGTCTGTGAGGTAGCATTGACCGTTCCGTCGGGTCAATCGTCTGACCCAAATGCTAAACCGTTAGATTGGGTGATTGCCGAGTTAAGTAGTTACCAGATTGAGGCATCCATCCATGTGGCACCCCAAATTGGCGTGTGGACAACCTTTACGCCTGATCATCTCAACCGCCACTACACTTTAGAAAATTATTTCAACATCAAAGCCCAGTTGTTGAACCAGTCCCAATATCGAGTGTTAAACGGCGATGACCCCTATTTGCGAGAGACGCTGCACCATACTGAGGGCGATCGCTGGGAGTCAACCTACTGGACGAGTGTGACGGGTAGAGCTAACCTGCCGGGAAAGACCCATCAGGGGGCTTATATTGAAGACGGTTTGGCATGGTTTCAGGATGAGCCGATTGTGCCTGTTTCTGCGCTGCGGATGGTGGGTGTACACAATCACCAAAATCTGTTGATGGCAGTGGCGACGGCTCGGTTAGCGGGAATTCCCAAAGAGGCGATCGCTCAAGCGGTTCATGACTTTCCGGGCGTGTCACATCGATTGGAACTGATTCGCACCCGGAATGGAATTCAATTCATCAACGACAGCAAAGCAACCAACTATGATGCGGCTCAGGTGGGATTGTCTGCGGTTGAAAGGCCAGTGATTTTAATTGCGGGTGGGGAAGCAAAAGCGGGAGATGATGCTGCCTGGTTAAATACAATTCAGGAAAAAGTCACAACGGTTTTGCTAATTGGTAGTGCGGCTCCTGCCTTTGCCCAACGGCTCAAAGAAGCCACAACCTGCCCCTTTGAAATTGTGGAAACGATGGATCGGGCAGTGGTTCGAGGGGCAGAGTTAGCCCCGCAGACTCAGGCAAAAGTGGTGTTGTTGTCGCCTGCCTGTGCCAGCTTTGACCAATATCAAAATTTTGAGCAA